The following proteins come from a genomic window of Aspergillus luchuensis IFO 4308 DNA, chromosome 3, nearly complete sequence:
- a CDS encoding phosphatidylinositol-3-phosphatase YMR1 (BUSCO:EOG09261ABB;~COG:I,U;~EggNog:ENOG410PH67;~InterPro:IPR029021,IPR010569,IPR011993,IPR016130, IPR030564;~PFAM:PF06602;~go_function: GO:0004725 - protein tyrosine phosphatase activity [Evidence IEA];~go_process: GO:0016311 - dephosphorylation [Evidence IEA]) — translation MERTRVAKVEDVTLARRGEQVVGTLHLTPHHIIFSHTPPPPPPSSSTDASQAPGPSGRPKELWITYPIISLCTCRPTPAASRQPSSIRLRCRDFTFVCFYFTTERKARDVYETIKCWTCKVGRIDKLYAFSYRPPPPEQKFNGWELYNPSKEWARQGVDQAGSGWRISQLNTDYGFSATYPALLPVPSAISDNTLNHAGKYRSRARVPVLTYLHPVNNCSITRSSQPLVGVRQNRSIQDEALLAAIFSTSRSERPLASFTPPGFDSDSSNSTPGNASRSHMLADLTVPDDLEDELLSPVRETPEGKAQVYGAQQHNLIVDARPTVNAFAMQAVGLGSENMDNYKFATKAYLGIDNIHVMRDSLSKVIDALKDSDVTPLGPNKDQLARSGWLKHISGILDGARLIARQVGLQHSHVLIHCSDGWDRTSQLSALSQICLDPYYRTMEGFMVLVEKDWLSFGHMFRHRSGHLNSEKWFQIENERIGGDSNRGFGEGGGAGRALENAFLSAKGFFNRDNNSRDAIGESDGEMQSYDAENLKKPNNAIPRTAAAEKEVTKVKETSPVFHQFLDATYQLLYQYPTRFEFNERFLRRLLYHLYSCQFGTFLFNSEKERADWNAKERTRSVWDYFLARREQFTNPQYEPQIDDHKRGQERLIFPRINEVRWWSESFGRTDAEMNGVRSSGSRPPIGRDATSTQPSPVLTGIETANHSLGAGSSGKDTLSAASTGMAAVTAGISNLAFPKSKEDGQDPKSLNRMEVEMQ, via the exons ATGGAGAGAACACGGGTCGCTAAG GTTGAAGATGTGACCTTGGCGCGCCGAGGCGAGCAAGTGGTCGGCACTCTCCACCTCACCCCTCACCATATTATCTTCTCCCacactcctcctcctcctcctccttcctcctccaccgacgCGTCTCAGGCTCCGGGTCCTTCTGGTCGGCCTAAAGAGCTTTGGATCACATACCCCATAATTTCCTTGTGCACCTGCCGCCCCACCCCCGCCGCATCCCGCCAGCCGTCCTCCATTCGTCTCCGGTGCCGTGATTTCACCTTTGTCTGCTTCTATTTCACCACGGAGAGGAAGGCGCGTGATGTTTACGAAACCATCAAATGCTGGACCTGTAAAGTGGGCCGCATTGATAAGCTGTACGCTTTCTCATAccgccctccccctcctgaACAGAAATTCAATGGTTGGGAACTGTACAATCCTAGCAAAGAATGGGCTAGACAAGGCGTCGATCAGGCTGGTTCTGGATGGAGAATCTCTCAATTGAATACAGACTACGGG TTTTCTGCCACTTATCCAGCCCTTCTACCGGTCCCCTCGGCCATATCTGACAATACCCTTAATCACGCTGGAAAATATCGGTCCCGAGCGAGAGTGCCGGTTCTTACATATCTTCATCCGGTGAACAACTGCTCAATCACACGGAGCTCACAGCCTCTTGTCGGTGTGCGACAAAACCGCAGCATTCAAGACGAAGCGTTGCTAGCGGCCATCTTTTCAACCTCGCGCTCAGAGAGACCTCTTGCAAGCTTCACCCCGCCTGGCTTCGATTCGGATTCCTCCAACTCGACCCCAGGGAACGCCTCACGCAGTCATATGCTCGCTGATCTGACTGTCCCTGATGACTTGGAAGATGAGTTGCTGAGCCCTGTCCGCGAGACTCCGGAGGGAAAAGCCCAAGTCTATGGTGCCCAGCAGCACAATCTCATTGTTGATGCTCGTCCCACGGTCAATGCCTTCGCCATGCAAGCTGTTGGACTTGGATCGGAGAACATGGACAACTACAAATTTGCCACCAAGGCTTACCTTGGAATTGACAATATCCATGTGATGAGAGACTCTCTGAGCAAAGTGATTGATGCGCTCAAGGATTCGGATGTAACCCCACTGGGCCCAAATAAAGACCAGCTTGCACGGAGTGGATGGCTAAAGCACATTTCCGGCATCTTAGACGGTGCTCGGTTGATCGCTCGGCAGGTTGGTCTCCAGCATTCGCACGTCTTGATTCACTGTTCCGATGGATGGGACCGTACGAGTCAGTTGAGTGCACTGAGCCAGATCTGCCTCGATCCTTACTATAGGACGATGGAAGGCTTTATGGTACTGGTGGAGAAAGATTGGCTATCCTTCGGTCACATGTTCCGACACAGATCAGGACACCTGAACAGTGAGAAGTGGTTCCAAATCGAGAACGAGCGGATTGGGGGTGATTCCAACCGTGGGTTTGGCGAAGGCGGTGGTGCAGGCAGAGCTCTTGAGAATGCGTTCTTAAGCGCCAAAGGATTCTTTAATAGAGATAACAACAGCCGCGACGCAATTGGAGAATCAGATGGGGAGATGCAAAGCTACGACGCAGAAAATCTGAAGAAGCCTAACAATGCTATACCCCgaaccgccgccgccgaaaaGGAGGTTACCAAGGTGAAGGAGACGAGTCCAGTCTTCCATCAGTTCCTTGACGCAACGTATCAGTTGCTATACCAATATCCTACCCGATTCGAATTCAACGAGCGGTTCCTGCGCCGTCTTCTATACCACCTCTATTCATGCCAATTTGGAACCTTTCTTTTCAACAGTGAGAAAGAACGCGCAGATTGGAACGCGAAGGAACGAACGCGGAGCGTGTGGGACTACTTTCTGGCGCGGAGGGAGCAGTTTACCAATCCACAGTACGAACCTCAGATCGACGACCACAAGCGTGGACAGGAGCGACTGATCTTCCCCCGAATCAACGAGGTCAGATGGTGGAGTGAGTCGTTTGGTCGCACCGATGCGGAGATGAACGGCGTGCGGTCCTCTGGTTCTAGGCCACCCATTGGGCGTGATGCGACTAGTACTCAGCCATCACCAGTGTTGACCGGAATTGAAACCGCTAATCATTCTCTCGGCGCTGGATCGTCTGGGAAAGATACTTTAAGTGCAGCCTCCACTGGAATGGCGGCAGTAACTGCGGGAATCTCGAATCTAGCCTTCCCTAAGAGCAAAGAGGACGGGCAGGATCCTAAGAGCTTGAATCGGATGGAAGTGGAGATGCAGTAG
- a CDS encoding uncharacterized protein (COG:S;~EggNog:ENOG410PYTX) yields the protein MDQQLPLSPPSEPTPSPTAKAVPQDSPVRTTAIHELLPEIRIPGEPLPPHKYHPVTCTPIDEEEIRSQIEQLRQEYPTPEAALKAQEEAAREVRQKLEDAEKKREEVQKAMDKKIKERNTEMKVLSKYQEVKTSNIAS from the coding sequence ATGGATCAACaactccctctctctccgcctTCTGAGCCGACGCCTTCTCCCACAGCCAAGGCGGTCCCGCAGGACTCCCCTGTCCGCACCACTGCGATTCACGAACTGCTACCTGAGATTCGTATTCCGGGCGAACCATTACCGCCGCACAAATACCATCCAGTTACTTGCACTCccatcgacgaagaagaaatacGCTCCCAGATTGAACAACTACGCCAGGAATATCCGACACCAGAAGCGGCCCTGAAggcgcaagaagaagctgccaGGGAAGTGAGGCAAAAGCTGGAAGAtgccgagaagaagcgcgAAGAAGTGCAGAAAGCTAtggacaagaagatcaaggaacGCAACACAGAGATGAAGGTCTTGTCCAAGTACCAGGAAGTCAAGACTTCGAACATTGCGTCTTAA
- a CDS encoding uncharacterized protein (COG:O;~EggNog:ENOG410PQT5;~InterPro:IPR017937,IPR005746,IPR036249,IPR013766;~PFAM:PF00085,PF00578,PF13098;~go_function: GO:0015035 - protein disulfide oxidoreductase activity [Evidence IEA];~go_process: GO:0006662 - glycerol ether metabolic process [Evidence IEA];~go_process: GO:0045454 - cell redox homeostasis [Evidence IEA]) yields the protein MPVPAIESLSDFRALIDSGNVVIIDFWATWCGPCRMISPIFENLASSIESSAIKFAKIDADTQPDIAEEVGIRTLPTFMVFKNGQKLDELVGASPQGLHALIQRHA from the exons ATGCCTGTTCCTGCTATTGAGAG CCTCTCCGACTTCCGAGCCCTCATTGACTCAGGCAATGTGGTAATCATCGACTTCTGGGCTACATGGTGTGGTCCTTGCAGAATGATCAGTCCAATCTTCGAAAATTTGGCCTCTAGTATTGAGTCGAGCGCGATCAAGTTCGCTAAAATCGATGCTGATACCCAGCCTGACATCGCCGAAGAAGTTGGAATCAGAACCTTGCCTACTTTCATGGTGTTTAAAAATGGCCAGAAACTGGACGAACTGGTGGGTGCTAGTCCCCAAGGCCTGCACGCGCTTATTCAGCGCCATGCATGA
- a CDS encoding N-terminal C2 domain-containing protein (COG:S;~EggNog:ENOG410PMAJ;~InterPro:IPR039931,IPR019448;~PFAM:PF10358), with protein sequence MQAFVPKNRRPRFELILRIIDLNNVPLVSGTAFVKWRLPSSSAPEHHGHTDKAIIIDHRAYWNYEKVLQVRLTIDRNQTLHECELYFEVIQEFASGGNSEKNLLGRIRLNLSEYVDKSDDDEGIVRRYLMQDSKINSTLKVGIATRQVEGDRNYITPPLKSAMVFGGIAGVVSSEQGEHDDLGRLPSINTQSREVTDMQDMYRRTLAASWNSRADDLPADKLIEELFSGGISWADGHDARAEKSVENQADRLAPHGRTSVRQASADNRLSPSNFERRPRSSSSNHYRNDVKGTDFAPAADHTRKSGSIEQQLCDNPKGKAWKNRSSEFELSEFDVREDLRSWEVMNKE encoded by the exons ATGCAGGCCTTTG TCCCCAAGAACCGGAGA CCTCGGTTTGAGTTAATACTCAGA ATCATTGACCTCAATAATGTTCCCCTCGTGAGCGGTACCGCTTTCGTCAAATGGCGCCTACCGTCATCTAGTGCGCCTGAACACCATGGTCACACAGATAAGGCGATCATCATAGATCATCGGGCATATTGGAATTATGAGAAGGTCCTGCAGGTCAGGCTCACCATTGACCGCAACCAGACTCTACACGAATGCGAGTTGTACTTTGAAGTCATTCAAGAGTTTGCGTCAGGGGGGAACAGTGAGAAGAATCTGCTAGGGAGGATTAGACTCAATCTTTCCGAATATGTGGATAAgagtgacgatgatgagggcATCGTGCGAAGATACTTGATGCAGGATAGCAAGATCAACAGCACACTTAAAGTTGGTATAGCTACACGCCAGGTCGAAGGGGATCGGAACTACATTAC GCCGCCTCTCAAATCAGCCATGGTCTTTGGCGGAATCGCTGGGGTTGTATCCTCAGAACAGGGCGAACACGACGATCTGGGCCGGCTTCCCTCGATCAACACCCAGAGCCGCGAAGTGACAGATATGCAAGACATGTACCGCCGCACACTGGCCGCGTCCTGGAATTCGCGGGCGGACGATTTACCGGCCGACAAGCTGATCGAAGAACTGTTCTCCGGTGGCATTAGCTGGGCAGATGGGCATGATGCCCGTGCAGAGAAATCAGTCGAGAATCAGGCAGATCGACTGGCACCACATGGGCGCACAAGCGTAAGGCAAGCTTCAGCAGACAATCGATTGTCTCCTTCCAATTTTGAGAGGCGACCAAGGAGTTCTTCAAGCAATCATTATCGCAACGATGTGAAAGGAACAGACTTTGCCCCAGCCGCTGATCATACACGGAAAAGCGGAAGCATAGAACAGCAACTGTGTGACAATCCCAAAGGCAAGGCTTGGAAGAATCGTAGTTCGGAATTTGAACTGTCCGAGTTCGATGTGCGCGAGGATTTGCGAAGTTGGGAGGTCATGAACAAGGAGTGA
- the EXG3 gene encoding glucan 1,3-beta-glucosidase 3 (CAZy:GH5;~COG:I;~EggNog:ENOG410PFKX;~InterPro:IPR017853) has product MPELYCPIPPRDKDIYRFRQQFGASLGSCFVLGPRNTADEANELQLLKTSIASTGLEQTKQKWESHWHSALTDEDLAWLKDVAHCRTLRLPLSFYTLGPVFSRGTSFEGDPAEVYHQCWSSVKHLIEKCWFHGIGILIDFQASASGINLCASAKDRTIARDCVAFLAQEITFHSMSGVVGLSVSSGCEPAPDMCECYEEIIQIANAIDASLPVHINDNQAQCNKRVFAGCETNIPQFRTDISNGKVQIPSQMTLPETEVRAKTNQAKAERSRFQEKALSQVSESWGSNKRQSFVHGWNLGYDDALRFFGAGVQGILAPRIGADKIYDIELWVQQRKRDIDPEQLEENSAAWEDGLRRGIHDFYDFIGI; this is encoded by the exons ATGCCAGAACTATACTGTCCTATACCGCCCAGGGATAAGGACATATACCGCTTCCGGCAGCAATTTGGAGCGAGTCTGGGATCTTGCTTTGTACTCGGTCCGCGCAATACTGCTGACGAGGCCAATGAACTACAGTTACTCAAAAC ATCCATAGCATCCACCGGACTCGAGCAAACCAAACAGAAATGGGAATCCCACTGGCACTCGGCACTGACCGACGAAGACCTTGCCTGGCTCAAGGACGTAGCGCACTGCCGAACCCTCCGCTTACCATTGAGCTTCTATACTCTCGGACCCGTATTCAGTCGGGGAACATCCTTCGAAGGGGATCCAGCAGAAGTGTACCACCAATGCTGGAGTAGCGTGAAGCATCTCATCGAGAAGTGCTGGTTTCACGGGATCGGCATCCTCATTGACTTCCAAGCCAGCGCCAGCGGTATAAACCTCTGTGCGAGTGCCAAAGATCGAACAATAGCTCGGGACTGCGTCGCTTTCCTGGCCCAAGAGATAACCTTTCATTCTATGTCCGGGGTAGTCGGACTCTCCGTATCCTCCGGATGTGAACCCGCCCCAGACATGTGCGAATGCTACGAGGAGATCATTCAAATAGCCAATGCCATTGACGCATCTCTGCCTGTACACATCAACGACAACCAAGCACAATGCAACAAACGGGTTTTCGCGGGTTGCGAGACCAACATTCCTCAATTCAGAACTGATATCTCAAATGGTAAAGTTCAAATACCTAGTCAAATGACCCTACCCGAAACAGAGGTCCGAGCGAAAACCAACCAAGCCAAAGCCGAACGATCGCGGTTCCAGGAGAAGGCTCTGTCGCAAGTCTCGGAGTCTTGGGGCTCCAATAAACGTCAAAGCTTCGTCCATGGCTGGAATTTGGGATACGATGATGCGTTGCGATTCTTTGGCGCTGGTGTTCAAGGTATCTTGGCACCGCGGATAGGTGCGGACAAGATCTATGATATAGAGTTGTGGGTTCAGCAGCGCAAAAGAGATATAGACCCGGAGCAGCTTGAGGAGAATTCGGCGGCATGGGAGGATGGTCTTCGGAGAGGGATTCATGATTTCTACGACTTTATTGGAATTTGA
- a CDS encoding uncharacterized protein (COG:S;~EggNog:ENOG410PZ2E;~SECRETED:SignalP(1-19)) — protein sequence MRVSSALLSALLLSSTSLATPAQVSSSVAISTQGSPAPEEHVATQTTAAAEATAATAASAAATGASEQTASTKQQPDNDASADQQNANAATQQSNANTNTDTGNQQPSADVAGQQTTPSAVQQTAAAPESTSQTTATQSQGGDLLGGLVGGILGGGSSQNAGASSTAAASPSAAGLGQSATSTQDTASSATTSSSSSAGGSSGNLLTDIGDGLDGLLGLLSPTFLKNVESFFNHFAYLFDDKTTDQTKSLIDTAYNLLTKQLITELTGLLNNANSLLTPNFVNETQQLINSVGPLVTPQLFKKVSTLLDNGNNLLTAEFVKEVNGLIGNANNLLTADFVKETRELIEAVSPVLTPDLLGEVGTLLNNANDLLTADFVKETKSLISAVGPILTPELLKEVNTLLTNANSLLTANFVKETTSLIDTVAPNLTPELFKEINSVLSNANGLLTPGFVNETQSLIETVAPNLTPELFKEINSVLGNANNLLTTDFVKETKSLIGAVAPVLTPAVLAEVAGLLGNANDLLTPTFVNETQGLIGAVAPVLTPALLKEVGSLLGNANSLLTTGFVDETQTLVGNANDLLTTDFVKETRSLIGDLSPVITPQLLSEVSGLLDNANSLLTAKFVNETQGLIDDLSPVITPELLAEVGGLLGNANKLLTTKFVEETQNLIDSVAPAITPALLTKVNYLLGNATNLLTPNFVNETSNLIDEVSPILSEVAPILTPEMLGEIGGLLGNANDLLTSKFVNETQVLVEDASELLPALVKVLGSL from the exons ATGCGCGTCTCGTCGGCCCTTCTTTCCGCCCTTTTGCTTTCCAGCACTTCGCTGGCAACTCCGGCCCAGGTCTCCTCATCCGTGGCCATCTCTACACAGGGGAGCCCGGCGCCAGAGGAACATGTTGCAACACAAAcaactgctgcagcagaggCAACTGCGGCGACGGCAGCGTCGGCGGCAGCAACTGGTGCATCCGAGCAGACGGCCAGTaccaagcagcagccagaCAACGATGCTAGTGCCGACCAGCAAAACGCGAATGCTGCCACTCAGCAGTCAAATGcaaacacaaacacagaCACCGGTAACCAGCAGCCATCTGCCGATGTAGCTGGCCAGCAAACCACCCCCAGTGCCGTACAGCAAACAGCCGCAGCTCCGGAATCGACAAGCCAAACAACTGCCACCCAGTCACAAGGAGGAGATCTTCTTGGTGGACTGGTGGGTGGAATCCTTGGTGGTGGCTCCAGCCAAAATGCTGGAGCAAGCAGCACGGCTGCCGCCTCCCCCTCAGCAGCAGGTCTTGGTCAGTCTGCCACCTCCACGCAGGACACCGCGTCTTCTGCAACGACgagttcttcatcatccgcagGCGGCTCTTCCGGAAATCTTTTGACGGACATTGGtgatggccttgatggcctcCTGGGTCTCTTGTCGCCAACATTCTTGAAGAATGTTGAGTCTTTCTTCAACCACTTTGCATATCTGTTCGATGACAAGACTACCGACCAGACGAAGTCATTGATCGACACTGCGTACAACCTGCTCACCAAGCAGTTGATCACTGAGTTGACCGGTCTCCTCAACAATGCAAACAGCCTATTGACACCGAACTTTGTGAACGAGACTCAGCAACTGATCAACTCGGTTGGCCCGCTCGTCACTCCACAATTGTTCAAGAAGGTCTCTACCTTGCTTGATAATGGCAACAACCTTTTGACTGCTGAGTTTGTCAAGGAGGTTAACGGCCTGATTGGCAATGCAAACAACTTGTTGACAGCCGACTTTGTGAAGGAGACACGTGAGCTTATCGAAGCTGTCTCTCCCGTACTGACACCAGACCTACTTGGTGAGGTTGGCACGCTGCTTAACAACGCCAATGATCTCCTCACTGCAGACTTCGTTAAGGAAACGAAGTCGCTCATCAGCGCGGTCGGCCCGATCCTGACTCCAGAACTGCTGAAGGAGGTCAACACACTATTGACTAATGCCAACAGCTTGTTGACTGCAAACTTCGTCAAGGAGACGACATCTTTGATTGATACAGTCGCGCCTAATTTGACACCAGAGCTGTTCAAGGAGATCAACTCGGTCCTCAGCAATGCCAACGGCCTCTTGACACCAGGCTTTGTCAATGAGACCCAATCTTTGATCGAAACTGTTGCTCCTAACCTGACGCCCGAATTGTTCAAGGAGATCAACTCTGTCCTGGGCAACGCTAATAACCTGTTGACCACCGACTTCGTGAAGGAAACCAAGAGCTTGATCGGCGCCGTTGCCCCTGTACTTACACCAGCTGTTCTCGCAGAGGTTGCTGGCTTGTTGGGCAATGCCAATGACCTGCTCACACCGACATTCGTCAACGAGACTCAGGGCTTGATTGGCGCCGTGGCTCCAGTCTTGACACCTGCTCTTCTAAAGGAAGTTGGCAGTCTCTTAGGCAACGCCAACTCTCTGCTGACTACCGGATTCGTTGATGAGACCCAGACCTTGGTTGGCAATGCGAACGACCTACTGACGACCGATTTCGTCAAGGAGACCCGTAGCTTGATTGGCGATCTTTCACCGGTCATCACACCTCAATTGCTATCAGAGGTCTCAGGATTGCTCGACAATGCAAACTCCCTATTGACAGCGAAGTTTGTCAATGAGACGCAAGGATTGATCGACGATCTCTCGCCAGTCATCACACCTGAGTTGCTCGCCGAGGTCGGCGGACTTCTCGGCAACGCCAACAAGCTCTTGACCACCAAGTTCGTTGAAGAGACCCAGAATCTGATCGATAGTGTGGCACCTGCAATTACTCCTGCTCTCCTCACGAAGGTGAACTACTTGCTGGGTAATGCAACGAACCTGTTGACGCCTAATTTCGTCAATGAGACGAGCAACCTCATCGACGAAGTTTCGCCGATTCTGAGTGAAGTTGCGCCAATCCTTACACCCGAAATGCTTGGCGAAATCGGCGGTCTCCTTGGAAATGCCAACGACTTGTTGACTTCGAAGTTTGTCAACGAAACGCAAGTACTCGTTGAGGACGCTTCTGAG TTGCTTCCCGCTTTGGTTAAGGTCTTGGGATCGCTGTGA
- a CDS encoding putative respiratory complex assembly protein Rmp1 (COG:S;~EggNog:ENOG410Q0UQ;~InterPro:IPR032741;~PFAM:PF14611;~go_component: GO:0005743 - mitochondrial inner membrane [Evidence IEA]), translating to MLSRSSNSAASLLGCRLLPECRASLLPPSLRRHNVSIRFESTETDENHDETPPQHVSSRRTPGHNRLQHHRLKRRLGKKVPISVSSLGNPGEVVVVKDRQRRRLRIAKDEPKEVTDENALPLFLREIDNDDQFVDSELLKTRVDSFRLDYEPHHKLPVADWTALRNEFQSSFTYRQLLDYIIEWKENELGRDGTPETTPTRWTPGVSEFLESSYLSRKGVADRVAASQGLKGKFLLAERILRDCWHLGVLDEVGQLDIQLPTHILSLLLSSQHFSFEELANMHDAKIDVTHSLGLVRITGMQRICESISEIVHDAMARVRQESIELPPDETKTRVNNRIYTPEFLSWVTKTYRVAFEQNTPHTPSQIYYLAEDKQDADNARRALHLAYYSGTAPAVPFSTYLPSTEPASVHDIDPENNTSWFERQKAWFRWATPATQSDEVKPSDTVMFDNHQTRVSDELFKLLRQKSSVTHQAHSETGADFHESITAAVGKCLFLRKPFFEESSVNASQLGRMSLPRTFTTDIPRAAQFLRTLAPKPVDEHQQAYRFRLVPSALNANVFPQLELEVTAKTSSTPEDATPDFSMRSAKLILSESNVDYLLPENGLDLRFTRKLTRELLPQSQDSNSFSLSNIEESLRSLFSRTSTTDGELPLPPFTQVTLPRDILPQDAADSSAEYIFLPVSDIRGTRIHKYDFRGQQLNYAFYESGPFNPYSTTDLFLNMDMTDGSASADSNVDVSSENVSRDAAASKEEFHTFYNTACALAFELDRARRLGAVWNDTI from the coding sequence ATGCTGTCTCGATCTTCCAACAGTGCAGCAAGTCTTTTAGGCTGCCGGCTGCTCCCAGAATGCAGAGCAAGCttactccctccctccttgcGCCGGCATAATGTATCTATCCGGTTCGAATCCACCGAAACTGATGAGAATCACGACGAGACGCCGCCGCAACACGTATCTTCGCGCCGTACCCCTGGCCACAACCGTCTGCAGCACCACCGACTCAAACGGAGACTGGGTAAAAAAGTACCCATTTCTGTGAGCTCGCTTGGAAATCCTGGTGAGGTAGTAGTGGTCAAGGATCGGCAACGCCGTCGACTACGCATAGCCAAGGATGAGCCGAAGGAGGTCACCGACGAAAAtgcccttcctctctttttgAGGGAAATCGACAATGACGATCAATTTGTTGATAGCGAGCTGCTCAAAACTCGTGTCGATAGTTTCCGTCTCGATTATGAACCTCATCACAAGTTGCCCGTTGCCGATTGGACGGCGCTCCGAAACGAATTCCAGTCGTCATTTACCTACCGGCAGTTATTGGACTATATAATAGAATGGAAGGAGAATGAGTTGGGCAGGGACGGAACACCAGAGACGACGCCCACACGCTGGACACCCGGAGTCTCCGAGTTTCTCGAAAGCAGTTATCTTTCCCGAAAAGGTGTCGCCGATAGGGTCGCAGCGTCTCAAGGTCTCAAGGGGAAATTTCTACTGGCTGAAAGGATACTTCGTGACTGCTGGCATCTCGGAGTCCTTGATGAAGTTGGTCAACTAGATATACAGCTGCCGACGCATATACTGTCTTTGCTTCTCAGTTCTCAGCATTTCTCTTTCGAAGAATTGGCCAACATGCACGACGCAAAGATTGATGTCACGCATTCGCTTGGTCTTGTGAGAATCACAGGAATGCAACGTATCTGCGAATCAATCAGTGAGATTGTACACGATGCCATGGCTAGGGTTCGACAAGAAAGCATTGAATTGCCACCTGACGAAACGAAGACGAGAGTCAACAACCGCATCTACACTCCAGAGTTCCTCTCGTGGGTGACCAAAACCTATAGAGTAGCATTCGAACAAAATACACCACATACGCCAAGCCAAATCTACTATCTTGCCGAAGACAAACAGGATGCAGATAATGCCCGTAGGGCCCTGCACCTTGCCTATTACAGTGGAACTGCTCCTGCTGTACCGTTCAGCACATACCTACCCTCAACTGAGCCAGCCAGTGTCCATGACATTGATCCTGAGAACAACACGTCATGGTTCGAGAGGCAAAAGGCGTGGTTCCGATGGGCCACACCAGCAACGCAGTCTGACGAGGTGAAGCCCTCGGACACGGTAATGTTCGATAACCATCAAACTCGGGTATCCGACGAGCTTTTCAAGCTACTTCGACAGAAATCATCCGTCACTCATCAGGCACATTCTGAGACCGGCGCCGACTTTCATGAATCCATCACGGCAGCAGTCGGCAAATGCCTCTTCCTACGCAAGCCATTCTTCGAAGAGAGCTCGGTCAACGCTTCTCAGCTCGGCAGAATGTCACTTCCAAGGACCTTCACCACCGACATCCCTCGCGCAGCGCAATTTCTCCGCACGCTCGCCCCTAAACCAGTGGACGAGCACCAACAAGCCTACCGCTTCCGACTCGTCCCATCAGCTCTTAATGCCAACGTCTTCCCCCAACTCGAGCTAGAAGTCACTGCCAAAACAAGCAGCACACCCGAAGATGCAACCCCCGACTTCTCCATGCGCAGCGCAAAACTTATCCTCTCCGAAAGCAACGTCGATTACCTCCTCCCCGAGAACGGACTTGACCTCCGCTTTACCCGCAAACTCACCCGGGAGCTCCTCCCCCAGTCCCAGGACAgcaactccttctccctctcaaaCATCGAGGAATCCCTCCGAAGCCTCTTCTCCCGCACCTCCACAACAGACGGAgaactccctcttcccccgtTCACACAAGTCACTCTCCCCCGCGATATCCTTCCCCAGGACGCCGCCGACAGCTCCGCAGAgtacatcttcctccccgtcAGCGATATCCGGGGAACTCGTATTCACAAGTACGATTTCCGTGGCCAGCAGCTCAATTATGCTTTCTACGAGAGCGGGCCGTTCAACCCGTACTCTACCACAGACTTGTTCCTGAATATGGATATGACGGACGGTTCTGCGTCGGCTGATTCCAACGTTGATGTTTCCTCCGAGAATGTGTCGCGGGATGCTGCTGCGTCCAAGGAAGAGTTCCACACGTTCTATAACACTGCTTGCGCCCTGGCTTTCGAGTTGGATAGAGCGAGGCGCTTGGGAGCTGTTTGGAATGATACTATCTGA